A genomic region of Gadus macrocephalus chromosome 5, ASM3116895v1 contains the following coding sequences:
- the rlf gene encoding zinc finger protein Rlf: MAEREGGGVDLEWSSRASDSTDDILVAMETLLATLRAFEDVLRHQEISATSSSEYCDNFCQALMHYAGSRNSVEHGLPLLEVYCLSISCFASARSHLTAQSDSVALVLKRLALSCFELLLTVPENEIPYEAWVQFHNSVQVAHEILQQFGSMDLLALLQITGEGGAWSNPVLTALLTGQPTAPQDVNAYIGLEGEGFMEMRVKHLEKIGEIAKAVVLAKSCSDCCHVSNQAIFRHYFVSMLCQLLPNEEAITEISKLQCKEVLEITSNLEKEGDADRAFVLCTTFLTQQLQQQSHSSSWELILLWSKQQRKIDPPPESLLERCLQLGAIANTVQHLLYLIRVIRTETKELGLASSVELCVKALQLPKQDDSESRISVLKTVSGLLKDDLEVVRACLLTEFLLGPLPEVFSRLQELHLRPDQKYDQENGLIPNSLRCELLLALKAYWPFDPEFWDWKTLRRHCSGILGLSPEEEEEEEEEKHEMVKHVAQEEESVRVASCKQHCLNGGAERRGDKGTHGVTGRHKKNKLLCKICKKSVSGGQMIVHSRRHGDDTSHPCPVCMRAFDNRKDIVSHIKQHIRSFANSRKKLEKDKWPQVSDGDDDIEPGEIKADPSLLSYYKSTKDPDVLHHIVQQSKDEDELITFAYIDSHFELQNRDEYPCPGTNCLKNFKHSKYLYVHLKSDHRGDENVKHFHEMRDRREKCIFCRRHFVSNYHHRKHRKIHYNEHPYMCTVIGCGNQFKTSHELADHKHSHGYQLNFQCQLKGCYVTFSDLGQLYHHEAQHFREAAFTCTSPECKKYYLSKKEFNDHLSTHGITFSEKDFETQRKAKRELFARGDKDTSKGLEQEEEEDGGGSSSSQCASSWDASSCKGPRGTITSVAVCFDGSKFTCGFERCGMTFSRARDVQRHFKCAHPEHLKLENKDDHHDKERDSKSKSLKVETKQTNEQKGKREPSSPLPLKAEKENNKSSQLNCSETNSTSPCQNDALKDILLGLSKLDLNSVGSSDGPLEPSNVLHLSYCKAIMARSPVVVLQKRPPHMFGDRVKVKRGRATEEVNLNVGESLATAKPYVCKIYGCDFRTAQSFSLLRHHVIIHSYTMEQAKRFTSIDSFKPFLCQICSKGHKEKINLRLHYIQAHNLSKAAIEKINCTSVKHVKSRAAETSQQLKDVPQVRKRTALSWQQRYQKRKKAVVLRREPRKEVVFDIHPSASEEEEEVEEETEQANGTSNNTSERKEEEHDGSSQVRTTRRHNAKSNLCYILTKFNKPFHCVVKDCNSAFSTQGGLVRHLQLFHHYNRSQLVLDKDPDPAGHADVKKNAVKNEPLSHSDEPQPQFQCRFANCQASYHLKSSLVRHTQQQHCQPPEPLQCSYEGCARVFSHASTLKKHILYTHCEYYDSLVLRLQSTHKKPLVGCQKDSLDGNKEEPQEETPISELVTPISELVTPVSELVTPVSELVTPVSELVTPVSELVTSLSELVKPASELVTPVFEPVPPVSELVPPVSALMPLAVLTEEAAPSGDTEDEPIKPTKKRKTRRFQPDTMRPQDEALQMCQPKHLRSHYPCMIRNCDSVVKYLNSLHRHYFRVHHICKTDVEKHGDKLLLTFERLEDLTGRKCALPPVAAACTSNGVHRMEYQAEQQGPHVPVSLNFIQSETLDDLDPGPLEPSPGERNVLLRAGDFLYTEPGPGGPKEEPALEMQNGNASEERSKHQTPLPLTPAVTVNLSPPSSLRFASDEGLQDSSCSGDGTKSMNESVANPAVRLPLKRKNELSEPSNLPEPLTHLSYKTFDIGTYTPLGFESSFLRFIQEADGMEDELSPIKRKDALRRSCSVKENNQLGVALTRSRRTRSPPLKPQAPAEGLTAEGLMTEPQLKSILDRALAGCGGPALEQLQYLRPVVVLDRRLLSASSPLPDLMTPDANN, encoded by the exons atggCGGAGCGCGAAGGCGGCGGAGTGGACCTGGAGTGGAGCAGCCGGGCCTCAGACAGCACGGATGACATTCTGGTGGCCATGGAGACCCTGTTGGCCACGTTGAGGGCCTTTGAAGATGTCCTCCGGCATCAGGAGATATCTGCAACGTCTTCCTCTGAATACTGCGACAACTTCTGCCAG GCCCTGATGCACTACGCGGGCAGCAGGAACTCTGTGGAGCACGGCCTTCCTCTGCTGGAGGTCTACTGCCTCTCCATCAGCTGCTTTGCGTCGGCGCGGTCCCACCTCACGGCGCAGTCCGACAGCGTGGCTCTGGTTCTCAAGAGACTGGCCTT GAGCTGTTTTGAACTGTTGCTCACTGTTCCTGAAAATGAAATCCCCTACGAAGCCTGGGTTCAGTTTCACAACTCGGTTCAG GTCGCCCATGAGATTCTGCAACAGTTTGGGAGCATGGACCTCCTGGCCCTTTTACAGATAACGGGCGAGGGCGGAGCCTGGAGCAACCCCGTCCTGACCGCCCTGCTCACCGGCCAGCCCACCGCTCCTCAGGATG TCAATGCATACATCGGCTTGGAGGGGGAGGGCTTCATGGAGATGCGTGTGAAGCACCTGGAGAAGATTGGTGAGATCGCCAAGGCAGTCGTCTTAGCCAAGTCCTGTAGTGACTGCTGCCATGTGTCAAATCAAGCCATTTTCCGACACTACTTCGTGTCAATGCTGTGCCAGCTGCTGCCCAACGAGGAGGCTATCACAGAG ATATCCAAACTTCAGTGTAAGGAAGTCTTGGAGATCACATCcaacctggagaaggagggggatgcTGACAGAGCCTTCGTCTTGTGTACTACCTTTCTGACCCAGCAGCTTCAGCAGCAAAGCCACTCCAGCTCCTG GGAGCTGATACTGCTGTGGAGTAAGCAACAAAGAAAGATTGATCCTCCTCCAGAGTCCCTCTTAGAACGATGCCTTCAGCTCGGGGCCATCGCTAACACTGTTCAGCACCTGCTCTACCTGATCAGGGTCATCCGAACAGAG ACCAAAGAGCTTGGATTAGCCTCGTCGGTGGAGCTCTGTGTCAAAGCTCTTCAGCTTCCAAAGCAGGACGACTCTGAGTCCAGGATCTCTGTTCTGAAGACGGTGTCCGGCCTTCTAAAGGACGACCTGGAGGTGGTGCGCGCCTGCCTCCTCACAGAGTTCCTCCTCGGCCCCCTCCCGGAGGTCTTCAGTCGCCTGCAGGAGCTTCACCTGCGCCCGGATCAGAAGTATGACCAGGAGAACGGGCTGATCCCCAACTCCCTGCGCTGTGAGCTGCTGCTGGCGCTGAAGGCCTACTGGCCGTTTGACCCAGAGTTCTGGGACTGGAAGACTCTGAGGCGTCACTGCAGCGGGATTCTGGGGCTGagtccagaggaggaggaggaggaggaggaagagaagcatGAGATGGTGAAACATGTAGCACAAGAGGAAGAGTCTGTGCGTGTGGCGTCTTGTAAGCAGCACTGTTTGAACGGTGGCGCAGAGAGACGCGGAGACAAGGGGACTCATGGTGTGACGGgacgtcataaaaaaaataagctacTCTGTAAAATTTGCAAAAAGTCTGTGAGCGGGGGACAAATGATTGTCCACTCTAGGAGACACGGGGACGACACGAGCCACCCCTGCCCCGTGTGCATGAGGGCCTTTGACAACAGGAAGGATATTGTTTCTCACATTAAACAACACATTCGTAGCTTTGCAAACTCTCGTAAAAAGCTTGAGAAAGACAAGTGGCCACAGGTGTCGGATGGGGACGATGACATTGAACCAGGCGAAATAAAAGCTGATCCTTCCTTACTTAGCTATTACAAGTCCACAAAAGACCCTGATGTTTTACACCATATTGTGCAACAATCCAAGGACGAGGATGAACTCATCACATTCGCTTACATTGACTCGCACTTCGAGCTCCAGAACCGAGATGAATATCCATGTCCGGGCACCAACTGTTTAAAAAACTTTAAACACTCAAAGTACCTCTATGTCCACCTGAAATCCGACCATCGAGGGGACGAGAACGTGAAACATTTTCATGAGATGAGGGACAGGCGCGAGAAGTGCATTTTCTGTCGCCGCCATTTTGTATCCAATTATCATCACCGCAAGCATCGGAAAATCCATTATAACGAGCATCCATACATGTGCACTGTCATCGGCTGTGGGAATCAGTTTAAGACTTCCCATGAGTTGGCCGACCACAAACACTCTCACGGCTATCAGCTGAACTTCCAGTGCCAGCTGAAGGGCTGCTACGTCACCTTCTCTGACCTCGGCCAGCTCTATCACCATGAGGCGCAGCACTTCAGAGAGGCAGCCTTCACCTGCACAAGCCCTGAATGTAAGAAATATTACTTATCGAAAAAGGAATTCAATGACCATTTATCCACGCATGGTATCACCTTCTCTGAGAAAGACTTTGAAACTCAGCGCAAAGCTAAAAGGGAACTCTTTGCTAGAGGGGATAAAGACACTTCCAAGGggttggagcaggaggaggaggaggatggtggtggctcctcctcttcacaGTGTGCCTCCTCGTGGGATGCGTCAAGCTGCAAGGGGCCCAGGGGTACCATAACCTCTGTGGCTGTATGTTTTGATGGAAGTAAGTTCACCTGTGGGTTTGAAAGGTGTGGCATGACCTTCTCTAGAGCCCGGGATGTCCAACGGCACTTTAAATGTGCCCATCCAGAGCACCTCAAGTTGGAGAACAAGGATGACCACCATGACAAAGAGCGGGACTCGAAGTCCAAAAGCCTGAAGGTGGAGACCAAGCAGACAAACGAGCAGAAGGGTAAACGTGAGCCCTCCTCTCCACTTCCACTCAAAGCTGAGAAGGAAAATAATAAATCATCCCAGCTGAATTGCAGTGAAACCAACTCAACCAGCCCTTGCCAAAATGATGCTCTGAAAGACATCCTCCTCGGGCTCAGCAAACTGGACCTAAACTCGGTTGGCAGCTCCGATGGGCCGCTTGAACCCTCCAACGTGTTGCATTTGTCCTACTGCAAGGCCATCATGGCCCGATCCCCAGTGGTCGTACTTCAGAAGAGACCTCCACACATGTTTGGGGACAGGGTGAAAGTCAAAAGAGGGAGGGCAACAGAGGAGGTTAATTTAAATGTTGGGGAATCGTTGGCAACTGCAAAGCCATATGTATGTAAGATATATGGATGTGACTTCAGAACTGCACAGAGCTTCAGTTTGTTACGTCACCATGTTATCATCCACAGCTACACCATGGAACAGGCGAAGAGGTTCACTTCTATAGACTCTTTTAAGCCCTTTTTGTGCCAGATTTGCTCAAAAGGTCACAAAGAGAAAATCAATCTGAGGCTCCACTATATTCAGGCACACAACCTCAGTAAGGCTGCCATAGAGAAGATAAACTGTACGTCCGTTAAGCATGTGAAGAGCAGGGCAGCGGAAACCTCCCAACAGCTGAAAGACGTTCCTcaggtgaggaagaggacggcGCTCAGCTGGCAGCAGAGATACCAGAAGCGGAAAAAAGCGGTCGTGTTGCGAAGGGAGCCTAGAAAAGAGGTTGTCTttgacatccatccatctgcatcggaggaggaagaggaggtagaggaagagacgGAGCAAGCAAACGGAACAAGCAACAATACGAGTGAGCGGAAGGAAGAAGAACACGACGGTTCTTCACAGGTTAGGACAACAAGACGCCACAATGCCAAAAGTAATCTCTGCTACATCTTAACTAAATTCAACAAGCCTTTCCATTGTGTGGTGAAGGACTGTAACTCCGCCTTCTCGACCCAGGGGGGTCTGGTCCGTCACTTGCAGCTCTTCCACCACTACAACCGCTCCCAGCTCGTCCTGGACAAAGACCCCGACCCCGCGGGGCACGCAGACGTGAAGAAAAACGCCGTAAAGAACGAGCCTCTCTCACACTCGGATGAACCTCAGCCCCAGTTCCAGTGCCGCTTCGCTAACTGCCAGGCTTCCTACCACCTAAAGAGCAGCCTGGTGCGCCATACTCAGCAGCAACACTGCCAGCCCCCGGAGCCGCTCCAGTGTTCCTATGAGGGCTGCGCCCGCGTGTTCAGCCACGCCAGCACTCTGAAGAAACACATCCTCTATACCCACTGCGAATACTATGATTCTCTTGTGTTGCGTCTACAGAGCACTCACAAAAAACCTCTGGTCGGATGCCAAAAGGACAGCCTTGACGGCAACAAAGAAGAGCCGCAAGAAGAGACCCCCATTTCGGAGCTGGTTACCCCCATTTCTGAACTAGTGACCCCCGTTTCAGAACTAGTGACCCCCGTTTCAGAACTAGTGACCCCCGTTTCAGAACTAGTGACCCCTGTTTCTGAGCTGGTGACCTCCCTTTCTGAGCTAGTGAAACCTGCTTCTGAGCTTGTGACACCCGTTTTTGAACCAGTGCCACCCGTCTCGGAGCTAGTGCCGCCCGTCTCCGCCCTCATGCCACTCGCTGTGTTGACAGAAGAAGCCGCGCCTTCAGGGGACACGGAGGACGAACCGATCAAACCGACTAAaaagaggaagacgaggaggttCCAACCGGACACCATGCGACCCCAAGATGAGGCATTACAGATGTGCCAACCTAAGCACCTGAGGAGTCATTACCCTTGCATGATTCGGAACTGCGATTCGGTCGTCAAATACCTGAACAGCCTTCATCGTCACTACTTCAGGGTGCACCACATCTGTAAAACAGATGTGGAGAAGCATGGAGACAAGCTTTTGCTCACCTTTGAACGGCTGGAAGATCTAACTGGGAGGAAGTGTGCACTGCCCCCTGTGGCTGCAGCGTGCACTTCTAACGGCGTCCACAGGATGGAGTACCAGGCAGAGCAGCAGGGCCCTCATGTGCCTGTGAGCCTGAACTTCATCCAATCAGAAACGCTGGATGACCTGGACCCCGGTCCGCTCGAGCCGTCCCCCGGTGAGAGGAACGTCCTCCTGAGGGCCGGTGACTTCTTGTACACGGAGCCTGGCCCCGGGGGGCCAAAGGAAGAGCCGGCCCTGGAGATGCAGAACGGTAACGCTAGCGAGGAGAGATCCAAGCATCAGACCCCACTTCCTCTGACTCCTGCGGTCACAGTGAATCTCTCGCCGCCCTCCTCGCTGCGTTTTGCTAGTGACGAGGGCCTCCAAGATTCCTCTTGCAGCGGAGACGGCACTAAATCAATGAATGAATCTGTGGCCAATCCAGCGGTCCGTCTGCCACTGAAGAGGAAGAACGAACTCTCTGAGCCGAGTAACCTCCCCGAACCCCTAACCCACCTCTCCTACAAAACGTTCGACATTGGCACCTATACCCCCTTGGGCTTCGAGTCGTCCTTCCTGAGGTTCATACAAGAAGCGGACGGCATGGAGGACGAGTTGTCCCCCATAAAACGTAAAGACGCTTTAAGGAGGAGTTGTTCTGTGAAGGAGAACAACCAGCTGGGCGTGGCTCTGACGCGCAGCAGACGCACACGCTCCCCGCCCCTGAAGCCGCAGGCCCCGGCGGAGGGCCTGACTGCGGAGGGCCTGATGACTGAGCCCCAGCTGAAGTCCATCCTGGACCGGGCCCTGGCCGGCTGTGGGGGTCCTGCCCTCGAGCAGCTCCAGTACCTCCGGCCGGTGGTGGTCCTGGATAGACGCCTGTTGTCTGCCTCCAGCCCCTTGCCTGATCTCATGACCCCTGATGCTAACAACTAG